In Palaemon carinicauda isolate YSFRI2023 chromosome 28, ASM3689809v2, whole genome shotgun sequence, a single genomic region encodes these proteins:
- the LOC137621944 gene encoding PE-PGRS family protein PE_PGRS4-like has translation MSNGTYKGVGFAGRHIKGWGFLVRQSGGGFLLADKGVGFAGRHIKGWGFLVRQSGGGFLSSDKGVGFAGRHIKGWGFLVRQSGGGFLSSDKGVGFAGRHIKVWGFLVRQSGGDFLSSDKGVGFDGRHIKGWGFLDRRIGGGLLSSDNVVGFAGRHIKRWGFLVRQSGGGFLSDKEVGFSGRHIKGWSFLVKQSGDGFFSSVKGVGFAGRHIKGWGLLVRQSGGGFLSSDKGVGFAGRHIKGWGILVRQSGGGLLSSDKGVGFAGRHIKGWGFLVRQSGGGFLLSDKGVGFTGRHIKGWGFLVGQSGGGFLSSDKGVGFAGRHIKGLGVLVRQSGGGFLSDKGVGFAGRHIKGWGFLVSQSGGGFLSGKGVGFAG, from the exons ATGAGCAATGGAACCT ATAAAGGGGTGGGGTTTGCTGGTCGACATATAAAGGGGTGGGGTTTCCTTGTCAGACAAAGTGGTGGTGGTTTCTTGTTGGCAGATAAAGGGGTGGGGTTTGCTGGTCGACATATAAAGGGGTGGGGTTTCCTCGTCAGACAAAGTGGTGGTGGTTTCTTGTCGTCAGATAAAGGGGTGGGGTTTGCTGGTCGACATATAAAGGGGTGGGGTTTCCTTGTCAGACAAAGTGGTGGTGGTTTCTTGTCGTCAGATAAAGGGGTGGGGTTTGCTGGTCGACATATAAAGGTGTGGGGTTTCCTTGTCAGACAAAGTGGTGGTGATTTCTTGTCGTCAGATAAAGGGGTGGGGTTTGATGGTCGACATATAAAGGGGTGGGGTTTTCTTGACAGACGAATTGGTGGTGGTCTCTTGTCATCAG ATAATGTGGTAGGGTTTGCTGGTCGACATATAAAGAGGTGGGGTTTTCTTGTCAGACAAAGTGGTGGTGGTTTCTTGTCAGATAAAGAGGTGGGGTTTTCTGGTCGACATATAAAGGGGTGGAGTTTCCTTGTTAAACAAAGTGGTGATGGTTTCTTTTCGTCAGTTAAAGGGGTGGGGTTTGCTGGTCGACATATAAAGGGGTGGGGTTTACTTgtcagacaaagtggtggaggtttCTTATCGTCAGATAAAGGGGTGGGGTTTGCTGGTCGACATATAAAGGGGTGGGGTATTCTTGTCAGACAAAGTGGTGGTGGTTTATTGTCGTCAGATAAAGGTGTTGGGTTTGCTGGTCGACATATAAAGGGGTGGGGTTTTCTTGTCCGACAAAGTGGTGGTGGTTTCTTATTGTCAGATAAAGGGGTTGGGTTTACTGGTCGACATATAAAGGGGTGGGGTTTTCTTGTCGGACAAAGTGGTGGTGGTTTCTTATCGTCAGATAAAGGGGTTGGGTTTGCTGGACGACATATAAAGGGGTTGGGTGTTCTTGTTAGACAAAGTGGTGGTGGTTTCTTGTCAGATAAAGGGGTGGGGTTTGCTGGTCGACATATAAAGGGGTGGGGTTTTCTTGTCAGTCAAAGTGGTGGTGGTTTCTTGTCAGGTAAAGGGGTTGGGTTTGCTGGTTGA